The DNA sequence ACGGCGCTGCGCTTCTACATGGTGTCCTGGCTGGGCGAGCGCGTCACGGCTGACCTACGCAGCGCGGTCTATGCGCACGTGGTCACGCAAAGCCCGGAGTTCTTCGAAACCACCAAGACCGGCGAAGTGCTCTCGCGCCTGACCGCCGACACCACCCTGATCCAGACCCTGGTCGGCACCAGCATCTCCATGGCCCTGCGCAACGCCCTGCTCTTTGCCGGGGGCATGACGATGCTCTTCATCACCAGCGCCAGGCTGACCTCCATCATCATCGTCATGCTGGCGGCGGTGGTACTGCCCATCGTGTTCTATGGCCGCCGCGTGCGCAAGCTCTCGCGTGCCTCGCAGGATCGCGTAGCCGATGCCTCGGCCATGGCCGGTGAAATCCTCAACGCCATGCCCACCGTGCAAGCCTTCACCCACGAAGAGATCGAAGCGCGCCGCTTCGCCCAGTCGGTGGAACGCGCCTTCCAGACCGCCATGGAACGCATACGGGCGCGTTCGCTGTTGACGGTGGTGGCGATCCTGCTGGTGTTCGGTGCCATCGTCTTCGTGCTGTGGCTGGGCGCGCACGCGGTGATGGAAGGCAGCATGAGCGGTGGCGAGCTCGGCCAGTTCATCCTCTATGCCTCGCTGGTAGCAGGCTCCCTGGGCGCGCTCTCGGAAGTGATGGGTGACACCCAGCGCGCCGCCGGTGCCACCGAACGCCTGCTGGATCTGCTGGCCGCGCAATCCCCGGTGCAGTCGGTGCTGCTGCCGGAAAAACTGCCGCCGCGCACCGCCAATGGCGCCGCCTTGCAGATCGATGCGCTGGACTTCCACTATCCTTCGCGCCCCGGCAGTGCCTCGCTGTCGGGCTTCTCGCTGGCGGTGCAGCCAGGCGAGACGGTGGCCGTGGTCGGTCCCTCGGGCGCCGGCAAGACCACCCTGTTCCAGTTGCTGCTGCGCTTCTACGATCCGCAGCAGGGCAACATCCGGCTCGATGGCGTCGATATCCGTTACCTGACCTTGCAGGACTTGCGCGCAGCGATCGGCATCGTGCCGCAGGACACGGTGATCTTCTCGGCCAATGCCATGGAAAACATCCGCTTCGGCCGCCCCGACGCCAGCGACGCTGAAGTCATCGCCGCGGCCCAGATGGCCGCCGCCCATGAATTCATCGAACGCCTGCCCAACGGCTATCAATGCTTCCTCGGCGAACGCGGGGTGCGCCTGTCCGGTGGCCAGCGCCAGCGCATCGCCATTGCCCGCGCACTGCTGAAGAATCCGCCGCTGCTGTTGCTGGACGAAGCCACCAGCGCCCTGGATGCCGAATCCGAACGGCTGGTGCAAA is a window from the Herbaspirillum rubrisubalbicans genome containing:
- a CDS encoding ABC transporter transmembrane domain-containing protein: MSMSSTTPPRSTSHPVTHAVTDNSPQSSSPTARKSALAALRKLLPFLSPYKKQFLLAGLALIVAAAATLAVPYAFKQMIDLGFGAAGSKSASHINLYFLALFGVACVLGVATALRFYMVSWLGERVTADLRSAVYAHVVTQSPEFFETTKTGEVLSRLTADTTLIQTLVGTSISMALRNALLFAGGMTMLFITSARLTSIIIVMLAAVVLPIVFYGRRVRKLSRASQDRVADASAMAGEILNAMPTVQAFTHEEIEARRFAQSVERAFQTAMERIRARSLLTVVAILLVFGAIVFVLWLGAHAVMEGSMSGGELGQFILYASLVAGSLGALSEVMGDTQRAAGATERLLDLLAAQSPVQSVLLPEKLPPRTANGAALQIDALDFHYPSRPGSASLSGFSLAVQPGETVAVVGPSGAGKTTLFQLLLRFYDPQQGNIRLDGVDIRYLTLQDLRAAIGIVPQDTVIFSANAMENIRFGRPDASDAEVIAAAQMAAAHEFIERLPNGYQCFLGERGVRLSGGQRQRIAIARALLKNPPLLLLDEATSALDAESERLVQSALEAAMVGRTTLVIAHRLATVQRADRIIVLEHGRIVETGTHAELVARNGLYAGLAALQFETQ